A stretch of Peteryoungia algae DNA encodes these proteins:
- a CDS encoding FxsA family protein produces MARRILCSECAPTLAISGSQWRLESSMRLPLVLFLIAPLVEIASFIIVGQAIGILPTLGLIVLSGVAGVVLLRLQGAGILRRLQSEAQKGVDPGRELVHAALLAVAAFLLIVPGFFGDIIGILLFIPIVRDIAWKLIKPRIVVSSTFASGGFRTARPADDTVVDLEDDEFQREPGPNSQNPESPWRGPRIGRD; encoded by the coding sequence ATGGCGAGACGCATTCTTTGCAGCGAGTGTGCGCCGACTCTTGCGATATCCGGATCACAATGGCGTTTGGAGTCGTCTATGCGCCTACCTCTGGTGCTCTTTCTCATCGCACCGCTTGTCGAAATCGCCAGTTTCATCATCGTCGGTCAGGCAATCGGTATTCTTCCAACGCTCGGGCTGATCGTGTTGTCGGGCGTTGCGGGCGTGGTGCTCTTGCGCTTGCAAGGCGCAGGCATTCTTCGTCGGCTGCAGAGCGAGGCTCAGAAGGGTGTCGATCCAGGGCGTGAATTGGTTCATGCGGCTCTGCTGGCCGTTGCAGCCTTTCTGCTTATTGTGCCCGGCTTTTTCGGGGACATCATCGGCATCCTCCTCTTCATCCCCATCGTCAGGGACATCGCGTGGAAACTGATCAAGCCGCGGATCGTGGTGAGCAGCACATTTGCAAGCGGAGGCTTTCGCACGGCACGGCCAGCGGACGATACTGTCGTTGATCTGGAGGACGACGAGTTTCAGCGAGAGCCGGGCCCCAACTCGCAGAACCCCGAATCCCCGTGGCGCGGTCCCCGCATCGGCCGTGACTGA